One Micavibrio aeruginosavorus ARL-13 genomic window carries:
- a CDS encoding N-formylglutamate amidohydrolase, with translation MRSLLQAGDPPPVEILNPDGRSDCILICEHAGAVVPAALGRMGLDDDDFGRHYAVDIGARGVTEHLSRLLDAPAIVATYSRLVVDINRTIDHETTFPVTGEGKPIPGNVGLSDADKAQRINEIYKPFDRAVQDVMNSVLDHGGRPMLLAVHSYTPVFFGTPRPWECAVLWREDWPMSRAMLGHLQALGLNVGDNEPYDSRKQCFGTLDRHAGGHGDGADGAFLWPHALVEIRNNLIQNDKDQQSWAEILANVVHKIMADESNRGLPPDTPLG, from the coding sequence ATGCGTTCTTTGCTTCAGGCGGGCGATCCGCCTCCCGTTGAAATTCTCAATCCTGATGGACGCAGTGACTGCATCCTGATCTGCGAACATGCGGGGGCGGTGGTGCCGGCCGCCCTGGGGCGTATGGGGCTGGACGACGATGATTTTGGTCGTCATTACGCTGTGGATATTGGTGCGCGCGGTGTGACGGAACATCTCTCCCGTCTGTTGGATGCGCCTGCGATTGTCGCGACCTATTCCCGTCTGGTGGTGGATATTAATCGCACCATTGATCACGAAACGACATTTCCGGTGACGGGCGAGGGCAAGCCCATTCCCGGGAATGTGGGATTGAGCGATGCTGACAAGGCACAGCGTATCAATGAAATCTACAAACCGTTTGATCGGGCGGTGCAGGATGTGATGAATTCCGTTCTGGATCACGGCGGCCGCCCGATGTTGCTGGCGGTGCACAGCTACACCCCCGTCTTTTTCGGAACGCCGCGCCCCTGGGAATGTGCCGTGCTGTGGCGCGAGGATTGGCCCATGTCCCGGGCTATGCTGGGCCATTTACAAGCGCTGGGTCTGAACGTGGGGGACAACGAACCCTATGACAGCCGGAAACAATGTTTCGGCACGCTCGATCGCCATGCCGGGGGCCATGGCGACGGGGCGGACGGGGCGTTTTTATGGCCCCATGCTTTGGTAGAAATTCGTAACAACCTGATCCAAAACGATAAAGACCAGCAATCCTGGGCCGAAATTCTGGCCAATGTGGTGCATAAAATTATGGCGGATGAATCGAATCGCGGCCTTCCGCCCGACACCCCCTTGGGTTAA
- a CDS encoding DUF2312 domain-containing protein, whose protein sequence is MAEAQLKSVGSDDGTREVDGVTGKRLKAFIERLERLEEEKSALAEDIKDVYAESKAVGFDTKTIRKIIRMRKVALDKRREEEMLLETYKAALGME, encoded by the coding sequence ATGGCAGAAGCACAATTGAAAAGCGTTGGGTCCGATGATGGCACACGCGAAGTGGATGGCGTGACGGGCAAGCGCCTGAAGGCGTTTATTGAGCGTCTGGAACGCTTGGAAGAAGAAAAATCCGCGCTGGCCGAAGATATCAAGGACGTTTACGCAGAATCCAAAGCTGTTGGTTTTGACACCAAAACCATTCGCAAAATTATCCGCATGCGCAAAGTGGCGTTGGATAAACGCCGCGAAGAAGAAATGCTGCTGGAAACATACAAAGCCGCGCTTGGTATGGAATAA
- a CDS encoding O-antigen ligase family protein, whose translation MTHLLSRLLIPAVFGVVVALAMFFRGIEQALFAPVLGGAWVCAAMAFWPARRMVGWDAPWAPLTVALVLFFGWIGLAVFRADVAFVSGAFTAMLLLVPALFFTLTLYRDHGPDILPAMTRVLTGLGAALSVWTIFQAAVLPDLAGGRIHHPFLNANDLGAFIAMSVPFALAMLLRGSGRVMVAGGVMVALALVAIAMTESRGGFLAAGAVIVVMALWCAPQTRRRIGPFVLTLVAAWAMWFALCAYLNDVDTIATRFGGIMGDSKASIDERYLIWTTALSMAAHHPWTGMGGLASFYLSYAGMRPFGDTSDGYFVHLDPLQFAVETGIPALIFFYLLLDVIAVRTVMAASATQDMGQRLAVLAPAASLLVLVLNAHLSFQLYMPVFLIPAGVILAVWYAATEQCLGRNRFALSFKAPFVRHAVFAGVMVGLVLTAAWCVRAGVGIYYTDRGHAMLGRDDFQAAEHVLAIAHRWAPESYGRVYYIDAVAARLRLNKNVLDGQDPRVVYDRALAGYDRAIALNTYNAYYRNEKALLIYTVAGVMEPNGAAMAEQILREALALDPLNFEVRVGLAQIYAASGRVDQSVAVLEDVMRWRVAELYASPQYLGMLAQMHQRAGNADRAAFYADKIAARTEQRNIQVRSRTGVDQWLKQLRDRLAP comes from the coding sequence ATGACGCATCTTTTGTCCCGCTTATTGATCCCGGCTGTGTTCGGCGTGGTTGTTGCGCTGGCGATGTTTTTTCGCGGGATTGAACAGGCCTTGTTTGCGCCAGTTCTGGGCGGGGCGTGGGTGTGCGCGGCCATGGCATTTTGGCCGGCGCGGCGGATGGTTGGCTGGGATGCGCCGTGGGCGCCGCTAACGGTGGCCCTTGTGTTGTTCTTTGGCTGGATCGGGCTGGCCGTGTTCCGGGCCGATGTGGCGTTTGTCAGCGGGGCCTTCACGGCCATGCTGTTGCTGGTTCCGGCCCTGTTTTTCACATTGACGCTGTATCGCGATCACGGGCCCGACATTTTACCGGCGATGACCCGTGTCCTGACCGGGCTGGGTGCGGCATTGTCCGTGTGGACGATTTTTCAGGCGGCGGTTCTGCCGGATCTGGCGGGCGGTCGCATTCACCATCCCTTCCTCAACGCCAATGATCTGGGTGCGTTTATCGCGATGAGTGTACCGTTCGCGTTGGCCATGCTGTTACGCGGGTCTGGTCGCGTGATGGTGGCGGGCGGCGTGATGGTGGCGTTGGCGCTGGTGGCGATTGCCATGACGGAAAGCCGGGGTGGGTTTCTGGCTGCGGGGGCGGTGATCGTGGTAATGGCGCTGTGGTGTGCGCCACAAACACGCCGCCGCATCGGGCCCTTTGTTCTGACCCTGGTGGCGGCATGGGCGATGTGGTTTGCGTTGTGTGCTTATTTGAATGATGTCGATACAATCGCAACACGCTTTGGCGGCATTATGGGGGATTCCAAGGCCAGTATTGATGAACGCTATCTGATCTGGACCACAGCGTTGTCGATGGCGGCGCATCACCCATGGACGGGAATGGGGGGCCTGGCTTCGTTCTATTTATCCTATGCCGGCATGCGACCGTTCGGGGATACCAGCGACGGATATTTCGTGCATCTGGATCCCTTGCAATTCGCCGTTGAAACCGGGATTCCGGCTTTGATCTTTTTCTATCTGCTGCTGGACGTGATTGCGGTGCGCACGGTGATGGCGGCATCGGCCACGCAGGATATGGGCCAACGTCTGGCGGTGCTGGCTCCGGCGGCATCCTTGCTTGTTCTGGTTTTGAATGCGCATCTCAGTTTCCAGCTTTATATGCCCGTCTTCTTGATCCCCGCCGGTGTTATTCTGGCCGTATGGTATGCGGCGACGGAACAATGTCTGGGACGGAACCGCTTTGCCCTGTCATTCAAGGCTCCGTTTGTCCGGCATGCCGTTTTCGCTGGCGTGATGGTCGGGCTGGTCTTGACGGCGGCGTGGTGTGTGCGGGCTGGGGTGGGTATTTATTACACGGATCGTGGGCATGCGATGCTGGGACGCGATGATTTTCAGGCGGCGGAGCACGTCCTTGCCATCGCGCACAGGTGGGCGCCTGAATCTTATGGCCGCGTATATTATATTGATGCGGTGGCGGCCCGGTTGCGTTTGAACAAAAATGTGCTGGACGGTCAGGACCCCCGTGTTGTGTATGATCGTGCGCTGGCCGGATATGACCGCGCGATCGCCCTCAATACCTATAACGCCTATTACCGCAATGAAAAGGCCTTGCTGATCTATACGGTTGCCGGTGTGATGGAGCCCAACGGCGCGGCAATGGCGGAACAGATTTTGCGAGAGGCCTTGGCGCTGGATCCGCTGAATTTTGAAGTACGTGTTGGCCTGGCGCAGATCTATGCGGCATCCGGGCGCGTGGACCAGTCCGTGGCGGTGCTGGAGGATGTTATGCGCTGGCGCGTGGCAGAGCTTTATGCGTCCCCGCAATATCTGGGCATGTTGGCGCAAATGCATCAACGGGCGGGGAATGCGGACCGTGCCGCATTTTATGCCGATAAGATCGCCGCGCGGACAGAGCAACGGAATATACAAGTGCGGAGCCGCACAGGTGTGGACCAGTGGCTCAAACAATTACGGGACCGATTGGCCCCGTAA